In one Dysgonomonadaceae bacterium PH5-43 genomic region, the following are encoded:
- a CDS encoding hypothetical protein (product_source=Hypo-rule applied; cath_funfam=3.10.180.10; superfamily=54593) yields the protein MKFNDLTITFHTNKIKECVDFYSKYFQATLIFDAEWYVSIRFE from the coding sequence ATGAAATTCAACGACCTCACAATTACTTTCCACACCAATAAGATAAAAGAATGTGTGGATTTCTACAGCAAATACTTTCAGGCAACTTTAATTTTCGATGCAGAATGGTATGTTTCTATTCGTTTCGAATAA
- a CDS encoding uncharacterized protein (product_source=KO:K06871; cath_funfam=3.20.20.70; cog=COG0641; ko=KO:K06871; pfam=PF04055,PF13186; superfamily=102114; tigrfam=TIGR03942), translating to MESTFAPFGRPLYVMLKPIGPLCNLRCKYCYYLGKKELYPDEKRFQMSDELLEKFTKQYLESQTMMEVLFTWHGGETLMRDISFYKKALMYQRKYGGGRPISNCLQTNGTLLNDEWCRFFKENNFLIGISVDGPQRFHDHYRTTVDGRPSFAQVMRGIELLKKHNVDFNIMGVVNDYNADYPLEFYNFFKSIDCHYIQFSPIVERMDDGSFAPWNVSADKWGDFLIAIFDEWVRKDVGNYFIQYFDSTLANWVGVEPGTCILAPTCGHAGVMEYNGDIYACDHLVYPEYKRGNINTQTLTEMMYSQKQTSFGQSKASNLPSLCKSCKFLFACNGECPKNRIISTKQGEPNLNYLCEGYYKFFEHVAPYMEFMKNELNNERSPANIMNCF from the coding sequence ATGGAATCAACTTTCGCTCCTTTCGGACGACCTTTGTACGTTATGCTTAAGCCTATAGGACCTCTATGTAACTTAAGGTGTAAGTATTGTTATTATCTGGGTAAGAAAGAGTTATACCCAGATGAAAAAAGGTTTCAAATGAGCGACGAGTTGTTGGAGAAGTTTACAAAACAGTACCTCGAATCGCAAACAATGATGGAGGTACTGTTTACTTGGCACGGTGGCGAAACTCTTATGCGCGATATATCTTTCTACAAAAAAGCTTTGATGTATCAACGTAAATATGGAGGAGGTCGCCCAATCTCTAATTGTTTGCAAACCAATGGCACTTTACTTAACGATGAATGGTGTCGATTCTTCAAAGAAAACAATTTCCTTATAGGAATATCAGTTGATGGGCCGCAACGATTTCACGACCATTATAGAACAACCGTAGACGGCAGACCAAGCTTTGCTCAAGTAATGCGAGGTATAGAGCTTCTCAAAAAACATAATGTAGACTTTAATATAATGGGAGTGGTGAATGATTACAATGCTGATTATCCGCTCGAATTTTATAACTTCTTCAAAAGTATAGATTGTCATTATATTCAGTTTTCTCCTATTGTGGAAAGAATGGATGATGGTAGTTTTGCCCCTTGGAATGTTTCTGCAGATAAATGGGGAGACTTCCTTATTGCTATTTTCGACGAATGGGTAAGAAAAGATGTGGGCAATTATTTTATACAATACTTTGACTCAACTTTGGCTAACTGGGTAGGAGTGGAGCCAGGCACTTGTATTTTAGCCCCAACTTGCGGTCACGCTGGAGTTATGGAATATAACGGAGATATATATGCGTGCGATCATTTGGTTTATCCCGAATATAAAAGGGGAAACATAAACACTCAAACGCTTACCGAAATGATGTACTCTCAAAAACAAACAAGTTTCGGACAAAGTAAGGCGAGTAATCTTCCCTCTCTTTGTAAATCGTGCAAATTTCTTTTTGCGTGTAACGGCGAATGTCCTAAGAATAGAATTATATCTACCAAGCAAGGCGAACCAAACTTAAATTATCTTTGCGAAGGATACTATAAGTTTTTCGAACACGTAGCTCCGTATATGGAATTTATGAAGAATGAATTAAATAATGAGCGATCGCCAGCTAATATAATGAATTGTTTTTGA
- a CDS encoding tetraacyldisaccharide 4'-kinase (product_source=KO:K00912; cath_funfam=3.40.50.300; cog=COG1663; ko=KO:K00912; pfam=PF02606; superfamily=52540; tigrfam=TIGR00682), with protein sequence MNSISQVDKKIKIYDSLLPLSWLYEIGVSFRNQLFDWGILSSEEFPIPVISIGNLSVGGTGKTPHTEYIVNLLINRYKVAVLSRGYKRKTKGFLIANELSTAKTIGDESFQIHKKFPSIIVAVDSNRRRGIKKLLELPETEKPEVIILDDAFQHRYVKPSLSILLTDFNRPFYEDKLLPSGLLREPRYGSSRADIVICTKCPNSLKPIDYRLVSNNMGLYPYQDLFFSSFKYRSLHPVFEQNTNIKKECLEYLAKNDFSFLVVTGIAKPEILMEHLEQYSKDTKLLDYPDHHQFSNKDIKHIIKTFEDITNDKKIIVTTEKDAARLINDARIPNELKQYFFYLPIEVIFLLEQEDLFKQKIESHVKNFARNRIMA encoded by the coding sequence ATGAATAGTATTTCCCAAGTCGACAAAAAAATAAAAATATATGATTCTTTACTACCTCTATCTTGGTTATACGAGATAGGCGTATCTTTTAGAAATCAATTATTCGACTGGGGAATACTATCTTCTGAAGAATTTCCTATACCCGTAATCTCTATTGGAAACTTAAGCGTCGGAGGAACTGGAAAAACTCCTCATACCGAATATATTGTAAACTTGCTAATTAATAGATACAAAGTAGCTGTGCTTAGCAGGGGGTACAAACGTAAAACTAAAGGTTTTTTAATTGCAAACGAATTATCGACTGCTAAAACTATAGGAGACGAATCTTTTCAGATACACAAAAAGTTTCCTAGCATTATTGTTGCTGTTGATAGCAATCGTAGAAGAGGAATAAAAAAACTTCTCGAACTTCCAGAAACAGAAAAACCTGAGGTTATTATATTAGATGATGCATTTCAACATAGATATGTAAAGCCATCTTTATCTATCTTGCTTACCGATTTCAATCGTCCGTTTTATGAAGACAAACTTCTGCCTTCTGGTTTGTTGAGAGAACCAAGATATGGTAGTTCAAGAGCCGACATAGTTATTTGCACTAAATGTCCGAACTCTCTAAAACCTATCGACTACAGATTGGTATCTAATAATATGGGGCTATACCCTTATCAAGATTTATTTTTTTCTTCTTTTAAGTATAGAAGTCTACACCCCGTATTCGAACAAAACACAAACATAAAGAAAGAATGTTTGGAATATTTAGCTAAAAACGATTTCTCGTTCCTTGTAGTTACAGGAATAGCTAAACCCGAAATTTTGATGGAACACTTAGAACAGTACTCAAAAGATACTAAACTATTAGATTATCCCGATCATCATCAGTTTTCAAACAAAGACATAAAACATATAATTAAAACTTTCGAAGATATAACTAACGATAAAAAGATTATTGTAACAACAGAAAAAGATGCAGCACGACTAATAAACGATGCTCGCATACCAAACGAACTAAAACAATATTTCTTTTACCTTCCCATAGAAGTTATATTCCTTTTAGAACAAGAAGATTTATTTAAACAAAAAATAGAGTCACATGTTAAAAATTTTGCAAGAAACCGCATTATGGCTTAG
- a CDS encoding serine/threonine-protein kinase HipA (product_source=KO:K07154; ko=KO:K07154; pfam=PF07804) — protein sequence MKEIKNCPSTLVAGYNTYSPAALKRVFDKQKVSHILPYESIEKNEDDAKLFMDNKKRISISGVQSKYSMVVKDGELNLTPEGEQGTYILKPKPVEIKNPLECAANENLTMQIAEQVFKIETAANGLSFFQTEEIAYITKRFDIASDGSKYRVEDFASLAGVTSDNAGVNFKYDYSYEEVAELIKKYLPAWQVEMLKFYRLILFNFLFSNGDAHLKNFSVMDVGENDFRLTPAYDLLNTRIHVDDTDFALDKGLFKDDKPEYFKGGKANGETFRQFGLQIGLPEKVVDKELATFITKQLLIDELIDNSFLSEKIKRQYRMLYQTRRNRLADMKL from the coding sequence ATGAAAGAAATAAAAAATTGCCCTTCGACATTAGTTGCTGGATATAACACATATAGTCCGGCAGCATTGAAAAGAGTTTTTGATAAACAAAAAGTATCCCATATACTTCCTTATGAATCAATAGAAAAAAATGAAGATGATGCAAAACTCTTTATGGATAACAAAAAACGGATTTCTATATCAGGAGTTCAAAGCAAATACTCAATGGTTGTCAAGGATGGAGAGTTAAATTTAACCCCCGAAGGAGAGCAAGGGACATATATACTAAAGCCCAAACCTGTAGAAATAAAAAATCCACTGGAATGTGCTGCAAATGAAAACCTCACAATGCAAATAGCAGAACAGGTTTTCAAAATAGAAACAGCAGCTAATGGTTTATCCTTTTTTCAAACCGAGGAAATCGCATACATAACAAAACGATTTGATATTGCTTCCGATGGTAGTAAGTATAGAGTAGAAGATTTTGCTTCATTAGCAGGGGTTACCTCTGATAATGCCGGGGTTAATTTCAAGTATGATTATAGTTACGAAGAGGTTGCGGAACTAATAAAAAAGTATCTACCTGCTTGGCAAGTTGAAATGTTGAAGTTTTATCGTCTGATTCTGTTCAATTTTCTCTTTTCGAATGGGGATGCCCATTTGAAAAACTTTTCAGTCATGGATGTGGGAGAAAATGATTTTCGTCTTACTCCCGCATACGATTTGTTAAATACAAGAATTCATGTTGATGACACTGATTTTGCTTTGGATAAAGGATTATTTAAAGATGATAAACCTGAATATTTCAAAGGAGGAAAAGCCAATGGGGAAACTTTTAGACAATTTGGATTGCAAATAGGATTGCCTGAAAAAGTGGTAGATAAAGAGTTGGCCACTTTTATAACTAAACAGCTCTTAATAGATGAACTGATAGATAACTCTTTTTTATCTGAAAAAATCAAAAGACAATATCGCATGCTCTATCAAACAAGACGGAATAGGCTTGCCGATATGAAACTTTAA
- a CDS encoding hypothetical protein (product_source=Hypo-rule applied; cleavage_site_network=SignalP-noTM; superfamily=49265,54160) → MNKQILLTIGLFLGITFSLGAQQTTKTVCLLDSLKLYSVEDGKIEESTYYTYDSRGNLISSIKDYGSYSNKIEMAYDDNGNPTLYAEYYKDSDSNNWAGRERKIELAWNEFGNKTLSISYTWDDDLNDWVGEEDRDYYWDEYDYMEKYGTIEYYEKLDYYRTPEDENNNYGCAKYEYFYDATGFPLYRLGYNYRKPTRTWDIVEKREVKRVGDELFYVTYNYNRSTGKYTETDRIKVIIEMVNGKYTLLTRYEYYDEDDNQWREGNKLEWTYDEKGNLSSYTIFELGYNYNSDEDEYIFSPKYRYEYTWNSDKSIASKTQYWYWDSEKEQWNEGRRTTYKHAFKGNYTEITKIKMELNSNDNKFHDTDKYVSLYPGFFLQSPNSSRDYYELKISALYNSEHLGGSDPNADPNLPVYKESKYEIEKYSSSPKVDIFREFSYFYCREGAVGCKEGWQQDNYETYLFFSNFSIKEENVQVKKESEGSIVISWTVIDDAHSYTLIIYSDAAHTQEVARFTLDASGNILRSDSNTLSCSISDLKDNETYFYSLTAYDAEEEMLSENNGNFINTNTAINSIDSDANIISVEYYNLIGTRLVTAPSQGVYIVKKYMSNGSVVVKKEIVK, encoded by the coding sequence ATGAACAAACAAATTTTATTAACTATTGGTTTATTCTTGGGAATAACTTTTTCTCTTGGTGCTCAACAAACTACAAAAACAGTTTGCTTATTAGACAGCCTGAAGCTATATAGTGTTGAAGACGGCAAAATTGAAGAGAGTACATATTATACATACGACTCTCGAGGAAACCTAATTTCATCAATCAAGGATTATGGAAGTTACAGCAACAAAATTGAAATGGCGTATGATGACAATGGAAATCCAACTCTGTATGCTGAGTATTACAAGGATTCAGATAGCAATAATTGGGCTGGTAGAGAAAGAAAAATAGAATTGGCTTGGAATGAATTTGGAAATAAAACGCTATCAATATCATATACTTGGGACGACGACCTTAATGATTGGGTTGGAGAAGAGGATAGAGATTACTATTGGGATGAATACGATTATATGGAGAAATACGGAACCATTGAGTATTATGAAAAACTCGATTACTATAGAACACCTGAAGACGAGAATAATAACTATGGTTGTGCTAAATACGAATATTTTTACGACGCAACAGGATTTCCTTTATATAGACTTGGATATAATTACCGCAAACCAACACGCACTTGGGATATTGTTGAAAAAAGAGAAGTAAAACGAGTTGGAGATGAACTATTCTATGTTACTTACAATTACAATAGAAGCACTGGAAAATATACCGAAACCGACAGAATAAAAGTAATAATAGAAATGGTGAATGGGAAATATACACTTCTTACTCGTTATGAATATTATGACGAAGACGACAACCAATGGCGTGAAGGAAATAAACTTGAATGGACATACGACGAAAAGGGCAATCTTTCTTCATATACTATTTTCGAATTAGGTTATAATTACAATAGCGATGAAGATGAATATATCTTTTCTCCAAAGTATAGATACGAATATACATGGAATTCCGATAAAAGCATAGCCAGCAAAACCCAATATTGGTATTGGGATTCTGAAAAGGAACAATGGAATGAAGGCAGAAGAACAACGTATAAACATGCCTTTAAGGGAAACTATACAGAAATAACAAAAATAAAAATGGAACTCAACAGTAATGATAACAAATTTCATGACACCGATAAATATGTAAGTCTTTATCCTGGTTTCTTTCTACAAAGTCCAAATTCAAGTAGAGACTACTACGAATTAAAAATTAGTGCTTTATACAACTCTGAGCATCTGGGCGGAAGTGACCCCAATGCAGACCCTAACCTGCCTGTTTATAAAGAAAGTAAATATGAAATAGAGAAATATAGCTCAAGTCCTAAAGTGGATATTTTTAGAGAATTTAGTTACTTTTATTGTCGCGAAGGAGCTGTTGGTTGCAAAGAGGGCTGGCAACAAGACAATTACGAGACTTATTTATTTTTCTCCAATTTCTCTATTAAAGAAGAGAATGTACAAGTCAAAAAAGAATCAGAAGGGTCTATAGTTATCTCTTGGACAGTTATAGATGATGCCCATTCGTACACATTAATTATTTATTCAGATGCCGCGCACACACAAGAAGTAGCTCGTTTCACCTTAGATGCTTCGGGCAATATATTGCGTTCCGACAGCAATACGCTATCTTGTTCAATTTCTGATTTGAAAGATAACGAAACCTACTTCTACTCACTTACAGCGTACGATGCAGAAGAAGAAATGCTTTCGGAAAACAATGGAAATTTCATCAATACAAATACGGCTATCAACTCTATTGACTCTGATGCAAATATTATTTCAGTTGAATACTACAACCTGATAGGCACACGCTTAGTAACTGCCCCATCGCAAGGTGTTTATATTGTAAAGAAATATATGAGCAATGGAAGTGTAGTTGTAAAGAAAGAGATTGTTAAATAA
- a CDS encoding y4mF family transcriptional regulator (product_source=TIGR03070; cath_funfam=1.10.260.40; cog=COG1396; pfam=PF01381; smart=SM00530; superfamily=47413; tigrfam=TIGR03070) produces the protein MEELGNTIKERRKALSITQRELAALAGVGINTLTKIERGEANPSLKVVMNILNTLGLEIDIKIKSSKL, from the coding sequence ATGGAAGAATTAGGAAATACTATCAAGGAACGTCGGAAAGCTCTTTCCATTACACAAAGAGAACTTGCCGCTTTAGCCGGAGTAGGAATAAATACACTTACGAAGATAGAACGAGGTGAAGCAAACCCTTCATTAAAGGTTGTTATGAATATCTTGAATACGCTTGGATTAGAAATAGATATAAAAATCAAGTCCAGCAAATTATAA
- a CDS encoding thiamine-monophosphate kinase (product_source=KO:K00946; cath_funfam=3.30.1330.10,3.90.650.10; cog=COG0611; ko=KO:K00946; pfam=PF00586,PF02769; superfamily=55326,56042; tigrfam=TIGR01379), with amino-acid sequence MRTEISSLGEFKFIERLTENIKTSNQSTVKGIGDDAAVLDYKNKQVLVSNNLLLEGIHFDLTYVALRLLGYKAAITAFSNIYAMNGLPKQLTVSLGISKRFAVEDIEELQMGIEYACERYGADIISVDTTSSLTGLTIAVTCIGEADKNKIVYRNTSKNTDLICVSGDLGSAYMGLQLLEREKTIHEGEKDFTPDFAGKEYLLERQLRPEARKDIVEALNKNNIQPTSMIDITDGLASELLHICKQSNVGCIVYEDRLPIDYQTAMMAEQFNMNVSTVALNGGDDYELLFTVPLSMHDAISMIDGIHLIGHIVDAESGANLVARDQTQVPLTAQGWEATEDNQ; translated from the coding sequence ATGAGAACAGAAATATCATCATTAGGCGAGTTTAAGTTTATAGAACGCCTTACAGAGAATATCAAAACATCAAACCAATCTACCGTAAAAGGGATAGGAGACGATGCTGCTGTGTTAGATTATAAAAACAAACAAGTATTAGTTAGTAATAACTTACTTTTAGAGGGTATTCATTTCGATTTAACTTACGTTGCCCTAAGACTATTAGGTTATAAAGCTGCAATAACAGCTTTCTCAAATATCTATGCAATGAACGGACTGCCTAAACAGCTAACCGTATCACTCGGAATATCTAAACGTTTTGCGGTAGAAGATATCGAGGAACTACAAATGGGTATTGAGTATGCTTGCGAACGGTATGGAGCTGACATTATAAGCGTAGACACAACTTCATCGTTGACTGGACTAACCATAGCCGTAACTTGTATAGGCGAAGCCGATAAAAATAAAATAGTATATAGAAACACCTCTAAGAATACCGACCTTATATGTGTGTCGGGCGACTTAGGTTCGGCTTATATGGGTCTTCAGCTATTAGAAAGAGAGAAGACTATACACGAAGGTGAAAAAGATTTCACTCCTGACTTTGCTGGTAAGGAATATCTGTTAGAAAGACAACTTCGCCCAGAAGCAAGAAAAGATATTGTAGAAGCATTAAACAAAAACAACATTCAACCTACTTCAATGATTGACATTACTGATGGTTTAGCTTCGGAGTTATTACATATATGCAAACAAAGTAATGTTGGCTGTATTGTTTACGAAGACCGTCTTCCTATCGACTATCAAACAGCGATGATGGCTGAACAATTCAATATGAATGTTTCTACCGTTGCTCTTAATGGTGGCGATGATTATGAATTGTTATTCACCGTGCCTCTAAGTATGCACGACGCAATAAGTATGATAGACGGAATTCACCTTATAGGTCATATTGTAGACGCTGAAAGTGGGGCTAATCTTGTTGCTCGCGACCAAACACAAGTGCCTTTAACTGCTCAAGGCTGGGAGGCTACAGAAGACAATCAATAA
- a CDS encoding HipA-like protein (product_source=TIGR03071; cath_funfam=1.10.340.20; pfam=PF13657; tigrfam=TIGR03071) has translation MRKANIYLNGILAGELTETSERKYLFRYNDDYFNNQIKPAISLTLPKSQQEYHSDCLFPFFFNMLSEGSNRITQARLLRIDEKDHFGILLATAQNDTTGAITVKPVSK, from the coding sequence ATGAGAAAAGCAAATATATACCTGAATGGCATATTAGCCGGAGAATTAACCGAAACTTCTGAAAGGAAATACCTATTCAGATATAACGATGATTATTTTAATAATCAGATAAAACCTGCTATTAGTCTGACCTTGCCCAAAAGTCAACAAGAATATCATTCTGATTGTTTGTTTCCATTCTTTTTTAATATGTTGTCGGAAGGAAGTAATAGAATTACTCAAGCAAGATTACTACGCATTGACGAAAAAGATCATTTTGGGATTCTATTAGCTACAGCGCAAAATGATACAACAGGAGCTATAACCGTTAAACCCGTTTCCAAATGA
- a CDS encoding purine-nucleoside phosphorylase (product_source=KO:K03783; cath_funfam=3.40.50.1580; cog=COG0005; ko=KO:K03783; pfam=PF01048; superfamily=53167; tigrfam=TIGR01700), which translates to MLKILQETALWLRPFIPEDTKIGIILGTGLGELVNNIDITKEIPYDTIPNFPVSTVEGHSGKLIIGKLGGKNILAMQGRFHYYEGYDMHQVTLPVRVMQLLGFEYLFVSNAAGGMNNSFKVGDIMLIEDHINLFPEHPLRGKNYKELGTRFPDMSEPYNKELMALATSIADKHNIKLQLGVYVGTQGPTFETPAEYRYFSIIGGDAVGMSTVPEVIVARHAGMKVLAFSIITDLGVYGKILEVSHEEVMKAANLAQPKMTFIMKEIIEQL; encoded by the coding sequence ATGTTAAAAATTTTGCAAGAAACCGCATTATGGCTTAGACCGTTTATCCCTGAAGATACAAAAATAGGCATTATACTTGGAACTGGTCTGGGAGAATTAGTAAACAATATAGATATAACAAAAGAAATACCCTACGATACTATTCCTAACTTTCCTGTGTCGACAGTTGAAGGACATAGTGGTAAACTTATAATAGGTAAGCTTGGTGGCAAAAACATTCTTGCTATGCAAGGCAGGTTTCATTACTACGAAGGATACGATATGCACCAAGTAACTCTACCCGTTAGAGTTATGCAGCTTTTGGGATTTGAATATCTTTTTGTATCTAATGCAGCAGGAGGAATGAACAACTCCTTTAAGGTTGGAGATATTATGCTTATAGAAGACCATATCAACCTATTTCCAGAACATCCTTTGCGCGGAAAGAATTACAAAGAACTGGGAACTCGCTTCCCTGATATGTCGGAACCATACAATAAAGAGTTAATGGCTTTAGCTACCTCAATAGCCGACAAGCATAATATCAAACTTCAGCTCGGAGTGTATGTAGGCACACAAGGACCAACATTTGAAACTCCTGCCGAATACCGTTACTTTAGTATTATCGGCGGAGATGCCGTTGGAATGTCTACTGTACCCGAAGTTATTGTTGCCCGACACGCAGGAATGAAAGTATTGGCCTTCTCTATTATCACCGACTTAGGTGTTTATGGTAAAATATTAGAGGTTAGTCACGAAGAAGTTATGAAGGCTGCTAATTTAGCTCAGCCTAAAATGACTTTCATAATGAAAGAAATTATTGAACAATTATGA